In Candidatus Nitronauta litoralis, one DNA window encodes the following:
- a CDS encoding ATP-dependent Clp protease ATP-binding subunit yields the protein MFKRFTERARRVIILAREEAELYRHEYLGTEHILQGIIKDGGGIAVALLQKSGVDLNQIKSELEKNLPRSSNSLVIGDIPFTSRAKKVLEFAVEEARSLNHNYIGTEHLLLGLLKEKEGVACRVLNGFGMYFDDVKEKLEEMFREPSEATREAGKTPTLDEFSRDLTAMAMQGKLDPIIGRSKEIERVIQILSRRTKNNPVLIGEPGVGKTAIVEGLAQLIIEREVPDSLFDKRVVSLDLGSLIAGTKYRGQFEARLKGIMKEIIQNESVILFIDELHTLVGAGAAEGSVDASNMLKPALSRGEIQCIGATTLEEYRKYIEKNGALERRFQPIVVNPPSVEETIDIINGLKVPYEVHHKVKISEDSIKTAVRFADRYISDRFLPDKAIDVIDEAGSRVRLKKHTQSPDMRKIQREIDAVVREKKIRIENQEFEKAVELRDKEEELRAAQDAEKTKWEQENQIEEPTISEEDIAAVVSSMTGIPLNRIEEKESTRLINMAEELAGKVVGQPTAVEAISKAIRRSRSGLKDLKRPIGCFLFLGPTGVGKTELAGALAEFMFGQRDALIRLDMSEYMEKFNVSRLTGAPPGYVGYEEGGQLTEKVRRKPYSVVLFDEIEKANSDVFHLLLQIMDDGRLTDSYGRVIDFKNTVIILTSNISSKMLDKGSMGFHSGEEDLSFEKMEKDLKQDLRKMFNPEFLNRLSDTIVFKPLSLESVTKILDIQIQLLNEQLIQQGLTIDMTEDAKKWLAEKGYDRNFGARPLRRAIQKHLEDVLSDEMLKGRFKNGGVIEVSLSGDELSFAEKSGALNPVP from the coding sequence AAGAGGCTGAATTATACAGGCATGAGTATTTAGGGACCGAGCATATTCTGCAAGGTATCATCAAGGATGGCGGAGGGATTGCGGTTGCATTGCTCCAAAAGTCTGGTGTTGATCTGAATCAGATAAAATCTGAGCTCGAAAAAAACCTTCCGCGAAGTTCAAATTCCCTGGTGATTGGGGATATTCCATTTACTTCACGTGCCAAAAAGGTTCTGGAGTTTGCGGTTGAAGAGGCTCGTTCCCTGAATCACAACTATATAGGCACCGAGCATCTGTTGCTTGGTTTGTTGAAAGAGAAAGAAGGGGTCGCCTGCCGTGTATTGAACGGATTTGGAATGTACTTTGATGACGTCAAGGAAAAGCTCGAGGAGATGTTCCGCGAGCCATCCGAAGCCACGCGGGAAGCAGGTAAAACACCGACGCTTGACGAATTCAGTCGCGACCTGACCGCCATGGCCATGCAGGGCAAGCTGGATCCAATCATCGGCCGTAGTAAGGAAATTGAGCGGGTCATTCAGATTCTGAGTCGTCGTACCAAAAACAACCCTGTTCTGATTGGTGAGCCGGGTGTTGGTAAGACGGCTATCGTTGAGGGGCTGGCGCAGCTTATTATTGAGCGTGAGGTTCCAGATTCTCTCTTCGATAAGCGGGTGGTTTCCCTGGATCTTGGTTCGTTGATTGCTGGAACCAAGTATCGAGGTCAGTTTGAGGCCCGGCTCAAGGGGATCATGAAGGAGATCATTCAGAATGAGAGCGTCATTCTGTTTATCGATGAATTGCACACTCTGGTTGGTGCGGGAGCGGCGGAAGGTTCTGTCGATGCTTCTAATATGCTGAAGCCGGCGCTGTCTCGTGGTGAGATTCAGTGTATTGGCGCGACTACCCTCGAAGAATATCGAAAATACATCGAGAAAAATGGTGCGTTGGAAAGGCGTTTTCAGCCAATAGTGGTTAATCCACCTTCGGTTGAGGAGACCATCGATATCATCAATGGCCTGAAGGTGCCTTACGAAGTGCATCACAAGGTTAAGATCAGTGAGGATTCGATCAAAACAGCCGTCCGCTTTGCAGATCGCTACATCAGTGACCGTTTTCTGCCTGATAAGGCGATCGATGTTATTGATGAGGCCGGGTCGCGGGTCCGGCTTAAAAAGCACACCCAGTCACCGGATATGCGGAAGATCCAGCGTGAGATCGATGCGGTGGTGCGCGAAAAGAAAATTCGTATTGAAAATCAGGAATTTGAAAAAGCGGTTGAGTTGCGTGACAAGGAAGAGGAGTTGCGCGCTGCGCAGGACGCTGAAAAAACCAAGTGGGAGCAGGAAAACCAGATTGAAGAGCCCACGATTTCGGAAGAGGATATCGCCGCTGTTGTTTCCAGTATGACCGGTATCCCGCTCAACCGAATTGAAGAAAAGGAGTCAACGCGTCTTATTAATATGGCGGAAGAGCTTGCCGGTAAGGTTGTGGGTCAGCCTACCGCGGTGGAAGCGATCTCCAAGGCCATACGTCGTTCGCGATCAGGCCTTAAGGACCTCAAGCGCCCCATTGGTTGCTTCCTGTTTCTTGGTCCCACCGGTGTTGGGAAGACTGAGCTTGCGGGAGCACTGGCCGAGTTCATGTTTGGCCAGCGCGATGCGCTGATCCGTCTTGACATGTCTGAGTACATGGAGAAATTCAATGTCTCTCGTTTGACCGGTGCGCCTCCTGGATATGTCGGCTATGAAGAGGGCGGTCAGTTGACGGAAAAAGTCCGTCGCAAGCCATATTCAGTGGTTCTGTTTGATGAAATTGAAAAGGCCAACTCTGATGTTTTTCATCTCCTGTTGCAGATCATGGATGATGGTCGATTGACCGACAGTTATGGTCGCGTGATTGACTTCAAAAACACCGTTATTATCCTCACATCCAACATCAGTTCAAAAATGCTGGATAAGGGGTCCATGGGTTTTCATTCAGGTGAGGAGGACCTCAGTTTTGAAAAAATGGAAAAAGATCTCAAGCAGGATTTGAGAAAAATGTTCAACCCGGAATTCTTGAACCGGTTGAGCGATACCATCGTGTTCAAACCTTTGAGCCTGGAATCGGTTACCAAAATCCTGGATATTCAAATTCAGTTGCTTAATGAGCAGTTGATTCAGCAGGGTTTGACTATTGACATGACCGAAGATGCCAAAAAATGGTTGGCTGAGAAGGGCTACGATAGAAATTTTGGGGCGCGTCCCTTGCGGCGGGCTATCCAAAAACACCTCGAAGATGTGCTTTCGGATGAAATGCTTAAGGGGAGGTTCAAAAATGGCGGAGTCATTGAAGTGAGTCTGTCTGGAGACGAGCTGTCCTTTGCAGAGAAATCCGGAGCGCTCAACCCGGTCCCCTGA